Proteins from one Terriglobales bacterium genomic window:
- a CDS encoding slipin family protein, translating into MDSGFGILFIGFVIFIVIYLFSVINILREYERAVIFRLGKLYPNPKGPGVILVFRPFDKMVRVSLRQEAMEVPAQDIITRDNVTLKVNAVITLRVIDPNRAVVQVSNYIYQTSLFAQTTLRSVLGEVELDELLAHRDKLNARIQTILDGHTAPWGVKVTNVEVKQVDLPETMLRAMAKQAEAEREKRSKIIHAEGEYSAAQRLVDAAHLLATEPVSVQLRYLQTLTEIGVEKNTTVIFPVPVDFFSGLQKLLGKGDDKSAAKSA; encoded by the coding sequence ATGGATAGTGGTTTTGGAATCCTTTTCATCGGTTTTGTTATTTTTATTGTCATCTATCTATTCTCAGTAATCAACATATTGCGTGAGTACGAGCGCGCCGTGATTTTCCGCCTCGGTAAACTCTACCCCAACCCCAAAGGGCCGGGCGTCATCCTTGTCTTCCGGCCTTTTGACAAGATGGTCCGCGTCTCGCTCCGTCAGGAAGCCATGGAAGTTCCCGCGCAAGACATCATTACCCGCGACAACGTCACGTTAAAAGTAAACGCCGTCATCACCCTGCGCGTGATTGATCCCAACCGTGCCGTGGTGCAGGTCTCTAACTACATCTATCAGACTTCCCTGTTTGCGCAGACCACGTTGCGCTCTGTGCTGGGTGAAGTTGAACTCGATGAATTGCTCGCCCACCGCGACAAACTCAACGCCCGCATTCAGACCATCCTCGACGGACATACCGCTCCCTGGGGCGTGAAGGTAACCAACGTTGAGGTCAAGCAGGTCGATCTGCCTGAAACCATGTTGCGCGCCATGGCCAAGCAGGCCGAAGCCGAGCGCGAAAAGCGTTCCAAAATTATCCACGCGGAAGGCGAGTACTCAGCCGCACAGCGCCTGGTGGACGCCGCGCATCTGCTGGCCACTGAACCGGTCAGCGTGCAGCTCCGCTACCTGCAGACTCTGACGGAAATCGGCGTCGAGAAAAATACCACCGTAATCTTCCCCGTTCCCGTCGACTTTTTCTCTGGTCTGCAGAAGCTGCTGGGCAAGGGTGATGACAAGTCTGCGGCAAAGTCCGCGTAG
- a CDS encoding DUF1175 domain-containing protein — protein MSKAERASERGVRASVAVVGSALALALLILGLVAARGRTESPVLLAELNPPTIPADGHSTMLLRLHASDGRALSPSQISLHFSQHSPSYHVDFLAPDGNGVEARISAGILPGEGEALVRTPHLKPVRIRFTAEPDYSDRFGDGTPDFLRLDAPADRDAFRRWFTLLAEVEATQPTEKLPAEINDCAGLIRFAYREALSTHDQVWMAQQRLQAAPGVASVEKYQYPFTPLGAGLWRIQPGSFQSDDLSDGAFAQFADAKTLKNLNMHFISKDLRQAHPGDILFYRQLQQNSPYHSMIFVGHSQLQPELHDPIVIYHTGSIGKSKGEIRALRISDLMNFPAPRWRPLAGNSNFLGVYRWNILKEAN, from the coding sequence ATGTCAAAAGCGGAGCGAGCTTCCGAGCGCGGTGTACGTGCCAGCGTAGCTGTGGTTGGTTCTGCATTGGCGCTGGCGCTGCTGATTTTGGGCCTGGTGGCAGCCCGGGGCCGCACTGAGTCTCCGGTTCTGTTGGCCGAACTCAATCCACCCACTATTCCAGCAGATGGTCACAGCACGATGCTATTGCGGCTTCACGCCAGTGATGGACGCGCGCTTTCACCCAGCCAAATTTCCCTTCACTTTTCTCAGCATTCGCCCAGTTACCATGTTGATTTTTTAGCGCCGGATGGCAATGGAGTCGAAGCAAGAATTTCTGCGGGTATTCTGCCGGGTGAGGGCGAAGCGCTGGTTCGAACGCCCCACCTCAAGCCGGTGCGCATTCGTTTTACAGCAGAGCCGGATTACAGCGACCGCTTTGGCGACGGCACGCCTGACTTTTTGCGTCTGGATGCTCCCGCCGACCGCGATGCCTTCCGGCGGTGGTTCACACTGCTGGCGGAGGTAGAAGCAACCCAACCCACGGAGAAACTGCCGGCGGAGATCAACGATTGCGCCGGGCTTATCCGCTTTGCCTATCGCGAAGCCCTAAGCACACATGATCAGGTCTGGATGGCGCAACAACGCTTGCAGGCTGCGCCGGGGGTTGCTTCCGTAGAAAAATACCAGTACCCCTTTACACCCTTGGGCGCGGGATTGTGGCGGATACAACCTGGCAGCTTTCAATCCGATGATCTTAGCGACGGCGCCTTTGCCCAGTTTGCTGATGCCAAGACCTTGAAGAACCTGAATATGCATTTCATCAGCAAAGACCTGCGCCAGGCGCATCCCGGAGATATTCTTTTCTACCGCCAGCTCCAGCAAAACTCTCCTTATCACTCCATGATTTTTGTAGGACACAGCCAATTGCAACCCGAGCTGCACGATCCGATTGTGATTTATCACACAGGTTCCATCGGCAAGTCGAAGGGAGAAATTCGTGCGCTGCGAATTTCTGACTTGATGAATTTTCCCGCGCCACGCTGGAGACCGCTGGCGGGGAACAGCAATTTTCTGGGCGTGTATCGCTGGAACATTTTGAAAGAGGCAAACTAG
- a CDS encoding nodulation protein NfeD: MKRFIQFAFVLLAFCAATSAESAGRQEVVKVVVDDTIQPISQEYISRAIDLAQQDHAEAVLLELYTPGGLVDSTREIISKILASSVPVIVYVTPTGSRAASAGFFILESADVAAMSPGTNTGAAHPVIFGAKMDDVMKEKLENDAAAFMRSFVSKRGRNVEVAESGVRQSKSFTEQEALNQHLIEYIAPNEADLFKQLDGKTIKRFDGSQTTLHLSSPVVKTYEITLKQRMMSYLLDPDIALILFIIGALALYVEFNTPGAIVPGVIGFIAILLAAFAFNLLPISYAALALIISAFVLFALEAKFQSHGVLTVGGIGLLVLGSLMLVDGPIPEMRVKLATALAVSIPFGIMTAVIMTLAIRARRNKVQTGQEGLIGEIAVVRVPLAPEGTVFVMGEMWNAVSRVPADIGSRVRVRAVHGLQLEVEPEENKDKNP, translated from the coding sequence ATGAAGCGATTTATCCAATTCGCGTTTGTCTTGTTGGCGTTCTGTGCCGCTACCTCTGCTGAATCAGCAGGCCGGCAGGAAGTAGTGAAGGTTGTGGTAGATGACACAATTCAGCCCATTAGCCAGGAATACATCAGCCGTGCAATAGACTTGGCCCAGCAGGACCATGCCGAAGCCGTGCTGCTGGAGCTCTACACGCCGGGGGGGCTGGTGGATTCAACCCGCGAGATCATCTCCAAAATTCTGGCTTCATCCGTTCCCGTCATCGTTTATGTGACTCCCACCGGCAGCCGGGCCGCTTCCGCCGGGTTCTTTATTCTCGAATCGGCTGACGTGGCCGCTATGTCGCCGGGCACAAATACCGGCGCGGCGCATCCTGTGATCTTCGGCGCGAAGATGGATGATGTAATGAAAGAGAAGCTGGAGAATGACGCGGCTGCCTTCATGCGCTCGTTCGTCTCCAAACGTGGACGCAATGTTGAGGTGGCCGAAAGCGGCGTTCGCCAATCAAAATCGTTTACGGAGCAGGAAGCCCTCAACCAGCACCTGATCGAATACATCGCTCCCAATGAAGCGGACCTGTTCAAACAGCTCGACGGCAAAACTATCAAGCGCTTCGATGGAAGCCAGACCACGCTGCATCTCTCCTCACCCGTGGTTAAGACATATGAGATAACGCTGAAGCAGCGCATGATGAGCTATTTGCTCGATCCGGATATTGCTCTGATTTTGTTCATCATCGGCGCCCTTGCGCTTTACGTAGAATTCAACACACCTGGCGCGATCGTCCCCGGAGTAATCGGATTCATTGCAATACTACTGGCTGCGTTTGCCTTCAATTTGCTGCCTATTTCATACGCGGCATTGGCGCTTATCATCTCAGCCTTCGTCCTTTTTGCCTTGGAGGCAAAATTTCAGAGTCACGGTGTGCTCACCGTCGGTGGAATTGGCCTGCTGGTGCTCGGGTCTTTGATGCTGGTGGATGGCCCCATCCCGGAAATGCGCGTCAAGCTGGCTACGGCTTTGGCAGTCAGCATCCCCTTCGGAATCATGACGGCTGTAATCATGACGCTTGCCATCCGGGCGCGGCGCAATAAAGTGCAGACCGGGCAGGAAGGATTGATCGGCGAGATTGCCGTTGTGCGTGTCCCACTGGCCCCCGAGGGTACGGTATTTGTTATGGGTGAGATGTGGAATGCTGTTAGCCGGGTCCCGGCGGATATCGGATCGCGAGTACGCGTCCGTGCCGTGCATGGCCTGCAACTTGAAGTAGAACCAGAAGAGAACAAAGACAAAAATCCGTAA
- a CDS encoding tetratricopeptide repeat protein yields MKVRTHFVILGLVLILTTGSAVCAATESHVANTLLILPFENQSHAPGLEWISESFPEVLSQRMSSSPMYIIARDERRYAFDRLGIPANVKLSRATIFEVAQQMDVDYVVLGHYNFDGQIFQSSAQLLDMNTLRLSPEVSESGPLANLIDLQSGLAWDLLRVLDPDQVSSRNQFVSSSPPIRLDALENYIRGIMAGSNDEKIKRLREAVRLSPSYSLALLQLGKAYYAEHNYAEAIPTFKQIAKNSPQALEANFDAGLSSYYAGDFATAESSFAFVASEMPLTEVYNNLGVVSSRRGKSAVEYFRKAVQADPNDSDYRFNLAVTLLRAGDVNGATSQLREALVLRSDDKEARGLLDSALLPHAVFTKLPLERIKSNYDETSFRELAMEIDNANEARLVSSDPQTHADYHVEQGLNLLTQGFVTEAQKEFQEAIHINSLNAAAHSGLAHVLEKLDDIAGARSEANLAAKLQPSAEAHTILGELSLKEGDTQTAQAEADKALALDPSYVAAQALHQEIAAKLAGKAQPLQKP; encoded by the coding sequence TTGAAGGTACGCACCCATTTCGTCATTCTAGGGCTGGTCCTCATACTGACTACGGGTTCTGCCGTGTGCGCTGCAACCGAGTCGCACGTGGCCAACACGCTGCTTATCCTGCCATTTGAAAATCAGTCGCACGCGCCCGGACTCGAATGGATCAGCGAGTCGTTCCCCGAAGTGTTGAGCCAGCGCATGAGTTCGAGTCCGATGTATATCATCGCGCGCGATGAACGCCGCTACGCCTTCGACCGCCTCGGCATCCCTGCCAACGTTAAGCTCTCACGCGCCACCATCTTCGAAGTTGCCCAACAGATGGACGTGGATTACGTGGTCCTGGGCCACTACAACTTCGACGGGCAAATCTTCCAGTCGAGCGCCCAGTTGCTCGATATGAATACGTTGCGGCTTTCGCCGGAAGTCAGCGAATCAGGTCCACTCGCAAATCTTATTGACCTGCAATCCGGATTGGCCTGGGACCTGCTACGTGTGCTGGACCCGGACCAGGTTTCTTCGCGCAATCAATTTGTCAGCTCTTCCCCTCCCATCCGTCTGGATGCCCTGGAAAACTACATTCGCGGCATCATGGCAGGATCGAATGATGAGAAGATCAAACGCCTGCGCGAGGCTGTGCGGCTCAGCCCCTCTTACAGTCTTGCCCTCTTGCAACTGGGAAAAGCGTACTACGCAGAACACAACTATGCGGAAGCTATTCCCACTTTCAAACAGATTGCCAAAAACAGCCCTCAGGCCCTGGAGGCAAATTTCGATGCAGGCTTGAGTTCCTACTATGCCGGGGACTTCGCCACCGCCGAGAGCAGCTTCGCCTTCGTCGCCTCAGAGATGCCGTTGACCGAGGTTTACAACAACCTAGGCGTGGTCTCCAGCCGGCGCGGCAAGAGCGCGGTTGAGTATTTTCGCAAAGCTGTGCAAGCTGATCCGAACGACTCCGATTACCGCTTTAATTTGGCTGTCACTCTGCTGCGCGCGGGCGACGTCAATGGCGCCACGTCGCAACTGCGTGAAGCCCTGGTGCTGCGTTCGGACGACAAAGAAGCCAGGGGGTTGCTCGATTCCGCGCTCCTGCCCCACGCTGTGTTTACCAAATTGCCGCTGGAGCGGATCAAGAGCAACTATGACGAGACTTCTTTTCGCGAGTTGGCCATGGAAATTGACAACGCCAACGAAGCGCGGCTGGTCAGCTCCGATCCGCAGACGCACGCCGATTATCACGTGGAACAGGGCCTCAATTTGCTCACCCAGGGCTTTGTGACCGAAGCGCAAAAAGAGTTTCAAGAAGCCATTCACATCAACTCGTTGAATGCTGCAGCGCACAGCGGCCTGGCGCACGTTCTGGAAAAACTCGACGATATTGCCGGGGCACGCAGCGAGGCCAATCTTGCTGCCAAGCTGCAACCCTCCGCCGAAGCGCATACAATTCTGGGAGAGCTCAGTCTGAAGGAAGGCGACACGCAGACGGCCCAGGCGGAGGCCGATAAGGCGCTGGCGCTCGACCCATCGTACGTTGCAGCCCAGGCCCTGCATCAGGAGATCGCAGCCAAGCTCGCGGGGAAAGCGCAGCCGCTGCAAAAACCATGA
- a CDS encoding metalloregulator ArsR/SmtB family transcription factor, translating to MTTSPSSLDQTLHAIADPTRRRILLALKERSAGSTSAPSTGKTGLCAGDIEERVRLSQPTISHHMAILTKAGLVDAVKQGQWRWYRRNEKALRRLVKTLRTKI from the coding sequence ATGACCACTTCACCCAGTTCTCTCGACCAGACGCTTCACGCCATTGCCGATCCCACGCGGCGCCGCATCCTCCTCGCCCTCAAAGAACGCAGCGCAGGTTCAACGAGCGCCCCTTCCACGGGAAAAACCGGCCTTTGCGCCGGCGACATTGAAGAACGCGTGCGCCTCTCCCAGCCGACCATCTCGCATCACATGGCCATCCTGACCAAGGCCGGCCTGGTCGACGCCGTGAAGCAGGGTCAATGGCGATGGTACCGCCGCAACGAAAAAGCTCTCCGCCGGTTGGTCAAGACGCTGCGTACGAAGATCTAG
- a CDS encoding SPOR domain-containing protein, giving the protein MSPAAGSSPGASSSSSEAQAANPPDPMAAPPTVGYFVQVAAVSKQDDADALVDALKKKQYPAFVAGNSSTDKLFRVQVGPFADIKDAEAMRGRLINDGYNPILKK; this is encoded by the coding sequence GTGTCCCCCGCAGCAGGATCTTCCCCCGGAGCATCTTCCTCCAGCAGTGAAGCGCAGGCGGCCAACCCGCCCGATCCCATGGCCGCGCCCCCCACCGTCGGTTATTTCGTGCAGGTCGCCGCCGTCAGCAAGCAGGATGACGCCGATGCTCTGGTCGATGCTCTCAAGAAAAAACAGTATCCCGCCTTCGTGGCCGGCAATTCCTCCACCGACAAGCTGTTTCGCGTGCAGGTCGGCCCTTTCGCCGACATTAAAGACGCGGAAGCAATGCGCGGCCGGCTCATCAACGACGGATACAACCCAATCCTGAAGAAATAG